Genomic window (Fibrobacter sp. UWB2):
TGGCCAACACCACAGTTTTTAAGAGTTTAGATTTCATTTTGTTCTCCTATTTACCCATAACCTGTATAGAAAGTACCTTATAATTTCATCGAAATTTCACGTTTTGAACAAAGTCCCGTGGATAAAAAATCCAAAGACCGCAATTATTTAGTTTATTTAAAATCACGAAACAAATCAAAAAAATCGCAGGCCACAATACAAAAAAACGCCCCGACCAAATTGATCGAGACGCTTGGTTGTTGGAGTGTGGAAATTTTAGAAGTTCTTACACTGGGTCTTCCATTTGCCCTGCTTACCGATGATGCTGCCATCGATATACTTGCCAGTCGTACCCACGAAATCGGCCTTGCGTTCCGTTTCGCCACCGAGATGCCAGCGCATCCAGGCAACCGTTGCAGCCATGCCATCCCAAGAGCCAGAACCGTGACCATAACCGCCTTCGGAGTTACGCGGGCCACCCGTCATTTCGATAAGGCAAGCCGGAGCCTTCACGCCAGAATTGTTGTAGTCGTTCTTGGCGTTATCCTTTTCCATGCCGACTTCACCGAAGAGAATTGCAATCGTACGGTCCGTCGCCACGTTCTTTGCACCTGCACCATTCCAGTCGCCACTGTTGTTGAGGAACGCCGTAAGCACGCGCTTGTCCTTGATAACAGCCTGTTCAGATTCAAGACCACCCATGGAGTGGCCGGAGCAACCGACCGTATTCATATCGAGCTTGCCATAAAGCGGGCTATTCTGATCCTTGTTCTGCTTGTCGAGCCAATCCAAAGCCTTTATGGCCTGGGAAGCATTACCCGGAGATTCCTTGAGGGCAATCACAACAAAGCCATGCGAAGCCAAGCGACGGATCATGCCTTCATAAGCACCCGGTTCGGTACCGCCACCCGGTCCCCAAACCACGACGCCATGCTTTTGAGTCGAAGAAAGTTGCTTCGGATACGAGAGGATTCCACCGCCATCCCAGCCGGTGCGGGTCTTGTATTCCACCTGCATCTGGTCCTTTTCTTCTTCCTTGCCACTAGCAAGGAAAATGCCCTTCGGGGCTTCGGCACTGGAGCTAGATTCCACCTTAGTTTCGCTGGAAGAAGATTCGACTTTCTTTTCGCTCGAAGAGCTAGCCGGTTTTGCAGCTTCACTGGAGCTCGATGCCGGCTCCTGCACATTGGCGCTGGAAGTAGCACTCTGAGCGTCGGCGCTAGAAGCTACGGCAGCATCGCTGCTCGAAGTCGGAAGTGGATTCGTTCCCGGGCCGCATGCATCGGGCAGGCAAGAAGCCAAGCAGCTTTCGTCGCTGCTGGAAGCGGGCGCATCGGTATTGGAGCCCTGCTGAACAGCACCAGAACTCGACGAGGTTTCCGAGCCCGTTTCTGCAGTAGCGCTAGAACCTGGCTGAGCCACGTCAGAGCTAGAGATTTCAGATTCCACGGCGTCCGAACTTGACGATGTCCCCTGAGCCCCACCATTCAGGTAAGGGGCAAGAGCGGTTTCGTCACCGCAGTTGATGAAAGCAATGGCACTTGCCAAAACAGCGAATTTTAGGATTTTTGATTTCATTTTATGCACTCCTCTTAACCAAAACCTCGGTCCCATCCACTAAGTAAGATACCCCAAAAAAAGCCCCGTGATTCCAATCACGAGGCACCTTCTATGGACAAAAAATCCAAGCAGTCTTGTTATGTTAAGGGATGTTTACCTTGGAGCGTAAATGCGGGACATAAACTCGGCGCGGGTCTTTTCGTCCGTCTTGAAACGGCCCAAAAGCTGAGTGGTCACCATGGTTGCACCCGGCTTTTTCACACCGCGCATCGTCATGCACATGTGCGAAGCTTCGAGAACCACGGCAACGCCCTTCGGCTGGAGCACTTTTTGAATAAGTTCTGCAATCTGGCGCGTCATGCGTTCCTGAATCTGCGGGAAGCGGGCATAAAATTCCACAACGCGCGGGATTTTCGAAAGACCGACCACGCAATCACCCGGGATGTAGGCCACGTGGGCCTTGCCCGTAAACGGCAGAAAATGGTGTTCGCACATGCTCGCGAACTCGATATCCGGCACGATGATCATTTCGTCGTACTTTTCGTGGAAACGCGTCTTGAGGATGTCCTCGGCCTTCATTTCGCCCGAGAGGCCCGTCATGAGTTCGGCGTACATCTTTGCAACACGCTTCGGCGTATCGATAAGACCTTCGCGGTTCGGGTCTTCGCCCATGCCTTCCAGAATCATCCGGAAGCCGTCTTCCATTTTCTTAAAATCCATCATGCGAGCAATTATAAAAAAATATCCAGTGTCGGGCAACCGCAACTGGGTTGAAATTGCATCACGGCTTTTAAATCCAGCAATTGCGCCAGCGAGTAAAAATCACTTTTTTACAAAGTAATAAGAACGTTTGCAAAGTCTTTCGCGTTTTGATTGTTAGACTATATGATACGCTATTTAATGATACACAAACGTATCATTATTAAAATTTCGCTTTAAAAAATTAAAAAAATTGATGTTTTTGCTCAAAAATTCGAGACTTTGTAATATTTTTTATTGCCTTCAGAAATGTCGCGAAATTAAATTTATAGATGTCGGGGCGCATTGGTGCCAACTGAAAACGAAAGGAAAGTGAACATGAAGCCCATTCTTAATTATTTGGATTATCGTTGCTACATGCGCGATTTCTACGAGGAGCGGAAGAAGTCATCCGCGTTTTCGTGGAGGGAATTCGCCAAGCTAGCCGGATTCGTCTCGCCCACGTACTTGAAACTGGTGTGCGACGGAAAGACAAACTTGAGCAAACCCGGCATTCAAAAAGTCGCGAAGGCTATGGGTCTCGAGGGATTCGAACGAACCTTCTTTGAAAACCTAGTGCAATTGGGCCATGTGAAAAGCGATGCCGAGAAGAAGACCGTGCTTGCAAAAATCCTGCAGTCGGCCAAGGAGAACAAGATGCACGTCCTGAATGCGGACGGTTTCCGCTTCTGTGAACATCCGGTGTGCCCGATCGTGCGGGAACTTGCCCCGCTGATGCCCGGCGCGCTTCCAAGCGAAATGGCCGCAAAAATCAATTCCGAGGTTACGGCGCTCGATGTCCGCGATACACTCCAGTTCTTGGTAAAGACAGGACTTCTAAAAAAGACGGGCGAGAATTCCTACGAGCAGACTTCGAAAATGGTGAAGATTTCGAAGGACGCCTTGCCCCTGACGGTACGCTCCATGAACCGCGAAATGGGCCGTCTCGGCTTTCTGTCGCTGGACAACACAGAAGTTGACGAACGAAGCGTCTCGGGCCTCACCATGGGCGTCGACGAAATTACCTACCGCCGTATCGTGCGCGAGGTGGACGAGTGCCGCCGCAAGGTGGCCGCCATCGCCGGCGAATGCAAAAAAATTAACCAGGTCTACCGCCTGAATCTGCAACTTTTCCCCCTGACGAAAAAAGTCGATGAAACCCAGAGGAACGTATGAATATGCTGAAAACTTTGAATAGCCTACCGATTGCCGCATCGTTCCTTGCCGTCGCATTTTTCGGCGCCTGCTCCGAAACCGAGAACCCGCAGGATGCCGGCGTCTGGGTAGACGAACCCGCCATTGCGTTTAATGAAAGTTCGTCCAGTTCAGAAAATTCGTCTAGTTCACTTTTGGAAATCAAATCCTCGAGTTCTGTCGTGGAGGAAAGCAGTTCCTCGGTGAAAATGGAGTCATCGAGTTCATACAAAGTCGGAATACACTTTCCGGAACATAACGGATGCGGAATAGCCCCCAATGTCTACACAGACTCACTGGAAGCGAAGCCCGCTGCGAAAATAGCGAAGATAAAAGCGGCATCCGCCAAGGAGCCTTCGTACGCAGCCATTATGATGAAAGATGAGAAATATGGAGTCCTGAGTGCCTTTGTCGAAAAACGTCTCGAGATTCTTGAAAAACAAGGAGTCGCACACGATTCCGCTTGGATACAGGCGGCAGAAGAACTGTTGCAAGAACTCGGTCTAGACTCCCTACTTGCCGATCGCCAAATGCCGGTATATTATATGGAATATACCTTGTTCTACCTTTACAGAAGTGGCAGCGATCAATTGAAAGCGTATTTGGTCGACGATTTTGCAGACGGCAAGCTTGAACCGAAAAATTACTGCTTCAGTAATAAGCCATACGATACATTTGACCAAGTTGCCTTTAATTTCATGCCCATAGGATGCGTATACGATGAACACGAGATTTTGGACCCGGAAGCCATCATCAAGAACATCTGGCGCAAGTGCTCCGGAATGCCGTACTGCAGCGATGCGATGGTCGGGATGTTCAACAAAGACAGTTCATTAGTATGCAAAAGTAGCAGGTATTACGCTTATACCATAACTGACAATTATACCATAAATGACGATACCTATACCAATTGGGAAATAGCCTCTCCGCTGGATGTCGAAACGTCGGGAATTCCCTGCGACGCCGACGGCAAGTTCGTCGTGAGCCGCAAGAACCCCGATCGCTCCTATATTTGCACAGCCGATAGTGGATGGGATTCAACAACGACCGTCAAGATCGAAATGAAGCAAATCCCGTGCGATACAGTAGGAGCATTGTTCAAAAGCAAACTGAATCCTGGAGGGGTTTATATTTGTAGGGATACCGTCTGGACCGGGGAATATCTCTGGAATCGAGAATATACCCTAAATACATGGGACAAGGCGACTCCTTTTGAAGCCGAAGTCGCGAACGTTCCCTGTGAAAAAAATGGGGAAATGATAAAAAGCGTCGTGGCTCCGGATTCATTCCATATTTGTAGGGACGGCATTTGGGGATTAGCCACCCGCTTGGAAAGGGAAACCTACAAGATCCCATGCGACGAAGAGGGCAAACATTTCGAAAGCCAAGAACTCCAATCTATGTATTATGTGTGCCATGAAGGCAAATGGCATCAATTTGACGAAATCACTTGCGAAAATGGCGCAAGGTACTCTACGGCCAATGAAAAGGACAAAAAATACAAGACGAATTATGCCTGCAAAGACGGAAAGTGGTATTCAAGTAAAGACGAATCCTGGGAAATTCCATACGAACTTTATTTCAATCCCAACATTGAATACGGCTCGTTTTCAGATCCGAGAGATGGCCGCACCTATCGTACCATTGGCTACCGAGGAACAACATGGATGGCCGAAAATCTCAAGTATCAAGGAACTCCAGAAACCTTTGAAGTTGACAAAAAATACTGCAAAAGTGACAATTGCAAAAATTCAGGTTACTACTATACCATAAATGCTGCGGAACAAGCCTGCCCGGAGGGATGGAGATTCCCGACAAATAACGAAGTTGCACTTCTAAGTACTCCTGACGACTCAGAAGAAGTTAGTGTGTCCTCGACGCGAAAGTTGTTCAATGCATTGTTCTCGCAGATGAATAGCTTGGGCCTTGGCTATGATGGATTGGATAAATATGGACTGAGTTTCACCAAGACCGGCCTTTTTAATAGAGAAGTCTATGTGAATAGCGACTATCAGTACTTCTGGATCCAGGATACCGGATGGAAAGACATAACGGTAGCGGAAATAACAACCTACGAAATAAAGTCTCGCAAATTCTCCAGTGACATAAACAACATCAAGGCTCCCGTCCGCTGCGTCAAGGAATAAAAAAATAAATCCCGCGATTTTTTAACCGCGAGATTACCTGTATTAAACAAACACGACTTCGTTGCCTGTGCGGGGCGTTTCCGCGCGGTTCGGAAGTCCCGATTCCGTATCGGCATAGCCAATCGCCACAGAAGCGTAAACGCGTTCATCTTCCTTAAGACCAAGACCGCGCAGGTATTCCAAAAGCGTCGGGTCTTCATTCAGCCACTTGAGCTGATTGATATAGCAACTGCCAAGGTCAAGTTCTTTTGCAGCAAGCATCATGTTTTCAACAGCGCAGGCGACATCCGCCATGTTGTTGCCATATTCTTTTTTATTCGCAACGACGATAAGCACGGGCGCCGTGTAGCAGAAAGAATAATTGCCCTTGCGCGAAAGCGTGATAGAATTCTTGAGGCTCTTGTACAAATCTTCACGAAGTTCCATCGCTGCAAATGCGGACTGTGCAAGTTCCTTGAGCTTTGCAATCACCGCCGCATCCGAAATCACAAAGAAGTGATTACCTTGCGCGTGCTGCGACGAGTCTTGATAGCTTCGAGTGTATTCATGTTTTTAAATGTAATATTATTCTTCAGGTTCTACAATCCCGTTCAAATACCAAACACCACTATTTGTCGGCGCACTAAAACGATAAACCGTCCCGTCAATATCCACAGCATAAATCAAAGTGCTAACACGGGTTCCTCCTGCAAAACGGCTTAGTTCTACATCATCCGGCAAGGAAACATCTGACCTACCACGCAGTTCAATTTTGTCCCACTGGTATTTGCCACCAGATTTTACACAGCTCCAAAGCGACGAAGTCTTCTCGTTCCAAAGCAAACCGACATTCGAAAGGGTATCGCAACTTCCAATGCTATCGCGATATTCATAGCTCACGGCATTTTCAGATTTTATAAGAATCCACATATTCAGCGCCATACACCTATAATAATCCCCGTCATACCTTTTTACGGTATCGTACAAATCGACATAGCACAAATCTCCCGCCTTTTCGGGGACCGTCAACTTATCCTCACTTAAAACATGCCACTTACCGCTTTCGCATATGTAATACTTGCCATCATAAATCTTTTTCGACAAGTTATAGAACGGGACGATGGAACAAGTATCATTGTTGATTACGGGAGGGATTGCCTCCTCGGGAGTCATCTTGCGCCACTTGTACACCACACTGGAATCACTCCTTTTCAAGCCACTATCTTCGCAAATAAAATAATCCAAACTATCTTTAAAAATCTTTTCCACCTGTTTTTCCGTGCACGGTTCATTCGCATAAACAGGCGCCGGGATTTCGGTCCACACGGTATCGCCCGCACTATAATCGGCAAAGTCACGGCATCCGTAATAGACACCAAGATGTTTGCCCGTGACGCGGTCCTTTGTGCAACGGTTCAGATAATAAGTCAATGAATCAATCTTTGTCCAGCTCCTCCCAATGCACTGCACATATAAACTATCAAATATTTTTCTATCGCCATAACCGGAAGAATAGCACTGGCCCAGTTTTCTTGAGGCCTTTATGTCCAAGGCCTTCGCATAGACAAGCGTATCTTTTTCCGTAATTTCCTTACCAGCGTACTTGTCGTTCCAAGCGCAGCTACCGGACTTTTCGCATTCACAAAGATATAGCGAATCCCTGACAAATATCACAGAACCATCTTCGTAGTAAGTTCCGCAATCTTGATAGTAGCCGCTCAGCAGTTCCTTCTGGCTGACGTTCTTTTCCCAGATATTCGATTCTTCCCTACACAGATATTCATCGCCCTTGTACATGACAATAGAGCGCGTTTCAAATATGCAGATACCAATAGAATCTTCAAGGGAATCCTTCAGGCGCCAATGGGAATCAAAACCGCCATTGTCATACGTGTCATAAATAAAATACTTGCCGTCGTAAGCACTGGACTTGCACTTGATCTGAACAGAATCCGGATACTGTGTCGGGAAATGCATTCCATAGGCAAGGCCAAAGAAGCCCGGTTCAAAAGCTTTAATCCCGACGGCCGTATCTCTCGAAACGCTTGCATACGAAAGCTTGCCCTTCACACCGCTCTCGACACGTTTAAAAGTTGATAGCCACGTATCGGCAGCATCCACCATGATAGCAGATTCCACAAAACCGTTCTTGGCAAACGATTCGCGCACCTTCTTGTAGTTTTCATAAAAAGCGCTATCCGATACTTCATGCTTGCAAAAGATATACGGCATCAAGTTTTCAAAGTCGACATTATTATTTCCAGAGGAATACCCGATAGTCTTCGCATAGACTTTAAAAATTTCGTTCAGTTCATTCAACGCAGAATCATTCGCCGCTGAAAAATCGAAATTTTCCTCGCGCACCAAATATTCAACACGCGCCGCCACAAGCGACATGTGAATGTTCAGGCTGATGCTATAGTGAGACCCGTTCAGGCGATAGTACTGTGAAAATTCCTTCTTGGACTTTTCGCCATCCTTAAACGTCGTCACGATTTTCAGGACCGGATAACGGACATCCTGTGAGGTCAAATCAAATGCCTTGCGGTCCCAACGATCCGAGCTGTCAATCGGCAAGTCAATAGTGTCTACAGGATTCAGATCCTTATCGACACTCATAATCCGTACAGACAAAGGTTCCATAGTCGGCAAATAATCTATCGTCCCTTGCAACGATGCCGGCGAAAACTGGTAGCCGTTCTTGTCGAAGCGGGCAAAGACAACTTCTTCTCCGGAATCAGAGCATGCAGCAAGCCACAGGCTTACAAACAACAAAACTGATTTTACAACTTTTCTCATATTCATTTTCCTCCTCGCTATTCATCCTGGACGCAAAGCGCTTGCACCATCGGATACAAATCCTTCGGGCAATCGACAAGGCGACGGCCCTTTTCTCCATCACGGTGGTGCCAGGCATATTCAAAGCACTCCTGAGTCTTTTCGTCCTTTTCAGTACTTGTCCAGAACAAATCAAAGTAAATCAAGTTTCCGTAAACAGAGCATCTACTGATGTAATAATCCCACATCAACGGCGAATCGTTTCGAAGATCCATATTCGTCGTCAAATACGCAATATAATCCTCTTGCATAAATTCTTCCGATGATGGAATATGGAATCCGTCCGGGCAGAATTTGCTTGCGCGATTCCAGTCCGTATAATCCTTGTAAGAATCCACATCAAAACGCGTCAAGTACACCGTATCCACATTCGCCGTATAGCGACCGCCGCACTTGCTGTAGCTTGTTATACTGGATTTCCACGA
Coding sequences:
- a CDS encoding S9 family peptidase, with protein sequence MKSKILKFAVLASAIAFINCGDETALAPYLNGGAQGTSSSSDAVESEISSSDVAQPGSSATAETGSETSSSSGAVQQGSNTDAPASSSDESCLASCLPDACGPGTNPLPTSSSDAAVASSADAQSATSSANVQEPASSSSEAAKPASSSSEKKVESSSSETKVESSSSAEAPKGIFLASGKEEEKDQMQVEYKTRTGWDGGGILSYPKQLSSTQKHGVVVWGPGGGTEPGAYEGMIRRLASHGFVVIALKESPGNASQAIKALDWLDKQNKDQNSPLYGKLDMNTVGCSGHSMGGLESEQAVIKDKRVLTAFLNNSGDWNGAGAKNVATDRTIAILFGEVGMEKDNAKNDYNNSGVKAPACLIEMTGGPRNSEGGYGHGSGSWDGMAATVAWMRWHLGGETERKADFVGTTGKYIDGSIIGKQGKWKTQCKNF
- the folE gene encoding GTP cyclohydrolase I FolE, coding for MMDFKKMEDGFRMILEGMGEDPNREGLIDTPKRVAKMYAELMTGLSGEMKAEDILKTRFHEKYDEMIIVPDIEFASMCEHHFLPFTGKAHVAYIPGDCVVGLSKIPRVVEFYARFPQIQERMTRQIAELIQKVLQPKGVAVVLEASHMCMTMRGVKKPGATMVTTQLLGRFKTDEKTRAEFMSRIYAPR
- a CDS encoding TIGR02147 family protein, which codes for MKPILNYLDYRCYMRDFYEERKKSSAFSWREFAKLAGFVSPTYLKLVCDGKTNLSKPGIQKVAKAMGLEGFERTFFENLVQLGHVKSDAEKKTVLAKILQSAKENKMHVLNADGFRFCEHPVCPIVRELAPLMPGALPSEMAAKINSEVTALDVRDTLQFLVKTGLLKKTGENSYEQTSKMVKISKDALPLTVRSMNREMGRLGFLSLDNTEVDERSVSGLTMGVDEITYRRIVREVDECRRKVAAIAGECKKINQVYRLNLQLFPLTKKVDETQRNV
- a CDS encoding FISUMP domain-containing protein, coding for MNMLKTLNSLPIAASFLAVAFFGACSETENPQDAGVWVDEPAIAFNESSSSSENSSSSLLEIKSSSSVVEESSSSVKMESSSSYKVGIHFPEHNGCGIAPNVYTDSLEAKPAAKIAKIKAASAKEPSYAAIMMKDEKYGVLSAFVEKRLEILEKQGVAHDSAWIQAAEELLQELGLDSLLADRQMPVYYMEYTLFYLYRSGSDQLKAYLVDDFADGKLEPKNYCFSNKPYDTFDQVAFNFMPIGCVYDEHEILDPEAIIKNIWRKCSGMPYCSDAMVGMFNKDSSLVCKSSRYYAYTITDNYTINDDTYTNWEIASPLDVETSGIPCDADGKFVVSRKNPDRSYICTADSGWDSTTTVKIEMKQIPCDTVGALFKSKLNPGGVYICRDTVWTGEYLWNREYTLNTWDKATPFEAEVANVPCEKNGEMIKSVVAPDSFHICRDGIWGLATRLERETYKIPCDEEGKHFESQELQSMYYVCHEGKWHQFDEITCENGARYSTANEKDKKYKTNYACKDGKWYSSKDESWEIPYELYFNPNIEYGSFSDPRDGRTYRTIGYRGTTWMAENLKYQGTPETFEVDKKYCKSDNCKNSGYYYTINAAEQACPEGWRFPTNNEVALLSTPDDSEEVSVSSTRKLFNALFSQMNSLGLGYDGLDKYGLSFTKTGLFNREVYVNSDYQYFWIQDTGWKDITVAEITTYEIKSRKFSSDINNIKAPVRCVKE
- a CDS encoding nitroreductase family protein, whose amino-acid sequence is MISDAAVIAKLKELAQSAFAAMELREDLYKSLKNSITLSRKGNYSFCYTAPVLIVVANKKEYGNNMADVACAVENMMLAAKELDLGSCYINQLKWLNEDPTLLEYLRGLGLKEDERVYASVAIGYADTESGLPNRAETPRTGNEVVFV